The following are encoded together in the Deinococcus taeanensis genome:
- a CDS encoding IS6 family transposase has translation MTDRKPYRHRFPLSVIGYALRLYHRFPLSQRDVQELLHERGIVVSHETLQQWNIKFAPLLTEELRHREPRRGSRWFLDEVYVEVGAQKHWLWRAVDEHGAVLDILLQPHRDTVAARTFFTRLLGEFEVPEAIHTDKLWSYGAAMRALPVLHDVEHVQVVSTARCNNLVEQSHRPTRQQQRSQLGFKRRQRTQEFLALHARVSNLHRHTRTTVSADLRRRNQTETLCLWREVMQQVA, from the coding sequence GTGACTGACCGGAAGCCCTACCGCCACCGTTTTCCCCTGAGCGTGATCGGTTACGCTCTGCGGCTGTACCATCGTTTCCCCCTCAGCCAGCGTGACGTTCAAGAACTGCTTCACGAGCGTGGCATCGTGGTGAGTCACGAAACGCTGCAGCAATGGAACATCAAGTTCGCTCCCCTCCTGACTGAGGAGCTGCGCCACCGGGAACCCCGACGGGGTTCCCGGTGGTTTTTGGACGAGGTGTACGTCGAGGTCGGTGCACAGAAGCACTGGCTCTGGAGAGCCGTCGACGAGCATGGTGCCGTTCTCGACATCCTGCTTCAGCCCCACCGGGACACGGTGGCCGCCCGAACCTTCTTCACCCGACTGCTCGGTGAGTTTGAAGTCCCAGAGGCCATCCACACCGACAAGCTGTGGAGCTATGGTGCGGCCATGCGGGCACTTCCCGTGCTCCACGACGTGGAACACGTCCAGGTCGTGTCCACGGCCCGGTGCAACAATCTGGTCGAGCAATCGCATCGACCCACACGGCAACAGCAGCGAAGTCAACTGGGGTTCAAACGACGACAGAGAACGCAAGAATTCCTTGCCCTGCATGCCCGAGTCTCGAACCTTCACCGACACACCCGGACAACCGTTTCCGCCGATCTTCGACGACGAAATCAGACCGAGACACTCTGCCTCTGGCGAGAGGTGATGCAGCAGGTCGCTTGA